ATGACCAATGTGTTCTGCACTCGCACTCATGACAATCAGGAATATCCGGGTTTGGGTGCCCATGTGCCCCATGGTGAGCACTCAGCCCACATAACTACTCCATTATTCACCCAATCAAGGGTGTGACTTGTAACCTCCTCACTCTGATCCTGGAATCTTGTTGAGGAAACATTGTTCACAGCTTGGCGTTCCCCTTGAGAGCTTTGCTTCCGGTTGCCGGAGTTGTGCGTGACTATTTAGGATGATGTCACATCTCCGACACCCTATATATAGtggggctctgtctgtggggtttaCTGAGggagcagagcaccaagagcccaGTGCAGACCAGACAGACGCCTCCGCCATGAAGATAACAGGGGCCGTTCTGCTCTTCGCTCTGgcactttgctgcttctactcGGGTGAGTCATTTTGGCTGTAGCCtgtgctgagccctgctctgatACCTCTGCCCCCCTGAAAGGTCGGGGCCAGCCTCACTCTGATCTATACAGGGGTTCGCACATCCCCACAGGGGCTGATTCCAGGAGCTCTAACCTCCCTGCACGGATCCCAGAGCTCGGAAGGGCTGTTCCCGCGGTTCTCTCTGGGCTGGGATGTCACTGACTCTGCCAGAAACCGAGGCAGCTGAAAAGAGTCTCAGCCCCTAGAAACCAAACATCCATGGACTCCCCTTTCTTTTTGAATTCCCTCTCATCTACGATTCTGGTTGTTTTCTGATTATTTtgttggggatgagggggttggcaGTAAATTCTTGATCTAGTtacttaaataattttaattcctGTCATTGTTTATTATGAAACTCCACAAAGAGGCCATCagcgagggtgaccagatgtaccATTTTTTTAGGGACAATCCCAATATTCGGGGCTTATTCTTATAAGGTGCCTATtagcccccaccccgtcctgatttttcacactttttatCTGATCATTCTACCATCAGGATTCAAATATCTTAGTCAATTGAATACAGTTTAATTAATAGAGTCAGACCTGTTCAGAATGAAACATCTCATTAGAAATGAGTAATTGCTGATGTAATTCTGTGCTATGGCTTAACTCTGAAGAGACGCTCAaataatagagagagagagggagtcaAAAGCTGTTGACGTTTTTATGGCTGCCCGTGAGCTCTTGGACCCTGCAAAACAGCTGCTGAGACACAACCTTTAGTGTTCTGGGATTTTTCAGACAGTGTCAGTGAATGGACCAGACAGCCTGTTGTGGGGTACATGGCGGAGTGTGCCGTGTTATGTTCACACCATCCAAACAGATGTTAGAGTAAAACATAAGACTCTCTTTCTGGATGCTTGTAATATAATACGACATGATTTCTCAGGATCCAGAACCCTAACATACAAGAAcccaaaacacagagagagaccaagcaggctGCTCCCGAAGACAGCGAGGCACAATTCAATCCCTACTGCTCTAGGTTGGCTCTTTGAAAATTaactgctgaagacccagatcaCAAGTTTCCCAACAGAGACCCCTAATGAACCAGGAAACCCCTCACACTTAAAGAGAGATCAGGGAACAACAAAGACACCTGAAGTGGAGTCCAGTGTCAGAGGCCAGCACCAGACAGTGTCAATGAATGGACCAGACAGCCTGTTGAGAACAGGTGAACCGAATGACAGAAAAGTGGCTGTGATATGAAATGCCCCTGAAATTCAGTACTCCATAACTGGCTTTTTAAAGCAAAGCCATTAACCGCTTTTATTGTGGATAGTCTGGGGGctaatcctgcttccactgatgtcaacgGACATTTTTTGGCCTCTGTTGGCTGGATGTAGCTTTGAAAGAACAATAGGATATTATGGAGCTGGCAGATAACAGAGCGATTTCTTCAGGTCAAGTGGCAGGGGCCTGTGTTTCAAACGCTTAAGATGAGATCAACATGTGGGCGTTGTTTTATTATAGGTGGCTTAAGACAGCCATGCTCCCGCTATATAGTTGATCTGATCCCTGATGAAActccaaagaaagaaagaaagaaagacatttctttgcatttttatGATTAAGTCTTGCTGACAACCATGAATGTTTTCTGAACCCTTTCACTGAATTGAGTGGATAGATACAATCTTACCCTTCATCCAGAAGAAGCATTAAAACAAACAGCACTGAGATCTTCTCAGAATTTCCTGGAAAAGTAGGAAACTCctcacctccccgaaaggcgagGGTGAGATCCTGTAGAGGAGACACCTGCCTAGAGTAAGATCATGATGGAAAGTCCCAAGAACGTTTGCCTCTTCCTCCATTCCCCCTTTGCGATCTCAGCTCAGTTAATACAGCTGGTACAAGAGCTGACATCCCCAGTGGCACAACCCCATACCAGACCATTTGAAAAGGCTCGGtataaaaatagagagagagacttgGTCAGACCTAGGGACATCAATAACCCCAGCACCAGGATGGGAGAGAGAATCTGAAACAGTCTCATTCTGTCTGTATGTTTTGTTCCAGATGCTGCTGGCCAGGCTGGTAAGGTAAGTCGAATTCTCCCTGTTCGTTAATAGTCACTTTCCCCAGTCTCTGGTTTGTAGCATCACAGATACCACGATCTCTGGGTTAGAAACATACGAGAGCACATGTCTCAGAGCAGAAACAGACTCTACCCCATGCCCTAGCAAGGGACAGTAAATTGCTGGGACTGAGAAcctctgggtacatctacactggaacAAAAGACCCAGAGCCTGGGATGGCTGGACCAGATCAGCTGACTTGAGCGTTGGCTAACAAAGCTCAGGCTCCCGccaaagcccaaatgtctacatagcaattgcacagcccgagcccaagtcagctgacctgagctAGCCAGGGGTGTCTCACTGCTGAGTAGCCGTAAGCCATGTGGTCAGGGTGATGGATTCCATACGCTATTGTACGGGGCAGCCTGTGATGGGCCTgggggagacacagagagcaACTGAGACAGAACAGAGGAGGTGACAGTGTGACAAGAGCATGAGGAGTTTTATATTTGAGCATCTGCTGCCTGTGGAGATGCTCTTTCACTCACATTCTATATATATGATGCAGGTTCAGAAGCATCTCTTAGACCAGggtgtgacagtctgtacccctatattcaccccttttacaagactatgatacattttgtacaaagtatgccttgtgaggtggtatttgaaaactcataacgtGCTGAACATTATAGTCCTGTTAAATATGTgaggcaacattgtatgtaaagttataagaatCTACTGTATAAGACATGTTCCCAGTCTGGGGAAACAGCCATAAACGAGAGACAAAAGACAAACTGATGCCTCAACCAGGTCTCAACATAATCAAACAGACCATCACGTTGTTACGTGGCCATTCTTTGGTAGGAAAAAAGTTGTGAGCGAGAAATTTACTTGTTGGCAAAGGAACAGCTGGAGGTTCCCATCCCCACAGACTTTCTGTTACATGAATCCCAGCTGGAGATGATGCTCAAAGAAGAGGGGAAGATATAAGAATAGGAAACAAATACCCCAaatttctcctccctttctctctgcccaCGACATCACCAACACCTGAAGGACAAAGAGAGTAAcgtgggactgggggaggggtcctggtgGAAAGGACAACCAGGAAGATTGCTGAAGCATTTGGTGAGAGGGAccttttgctttgaattcacttagcttgatAAGTCAGgtattagggctagtctacacttaccagccgggtcgacgcggtgagttcgacttctcggagttcgaactatcgcgtctaatctggacgcgatagttcgaactccggaagcgccgcggtcgactccggtactccaccactgcaaaaggtggtggcggagtcgaccttggagccgcggacttcgattccgcggcgtctggacagatgagtagttcaaactagggtacttcgaattcagctacgctattcacgtagctgaacttgcgtaccctagttcgacccccgcccttagtgtagacctgcccttagtggcattttgctttcattttctcGTAGCCAGTTCTGACTTTGATGCCTCATTacttataatctcttaaaatccatctttctgtagttaagaaacttgttttatctaaaccagtgtgtttggattgaagtgtttggaaaactccatttgagataataggatttgtgcatttcattttctattaataaaatgacagactttatatgagcttgtattgtccaggagagggctgggcagtacaagacacacatttctgggggaaagtctgggactggaagTTTGCTgctgtttcactgcagtgtaattcaagagtggctggcCAAAGCACTCATACCACACAGCTCAGggtaatttacatgctggaagctgtgtgtgagcaggaacAGGAGTGGTTGCTTTcatagcaaagcagtgtaaaaggcaccccaggttggagaactgaggggacacagctgttcatcagtccagattgtaccctgggtaatgtcagaTTAGCATCTGATGCCTACGGAGATGCCCCTTCACTCACACAACATGTGCTGTGGGTTCAGAAACGTCTCTTACACCAGGGAGAcgggctcagctcctcctggcaGCGAGAGGGGAACTGGGAAGTCAGTTAATCAGAACGTCAGTGGAGACAAGGGACAGGATTAGGTACTGCAAGCTCCCAGGGTCCTCTGTGTTCAGAGAATGCCCAGCCCCCTGGGCgagtgggggtgttggggcactACTGAAATGCAGACAATAACTCTAATAGCAATACTAATGTTCTTTGTAGGGTTTCTGCAGCGAGTACAAGGAGCCTCCAGAAGGCTGCACCAGGGAGTACTTCCCTATCTGTGGCACTGATGGGAAAACATACAGCAACAAATGCGTCTTTTGCACAGAAGTCTAGTAAGTAACAGAATAAACAGCCAATTAACAAAAACTAAAATACAATTGTGAGGTAACTCAAGGCCCTGCCGGTGCCCATGTCTTTACCTCCTAGAGGCTCGGTCGACTTCCTCAGTGTATTTTTTCCTGCCAGCAGATAAGCTCTGGTTAATGTGACATACTGGGGCCTTGACAGATGTTTTGCTTTTGTTGTCCATAAGGTTGCAGCCCTGAGTTCTGTGTCTCTGTCTTTCCCTCTAGTAAATACCTTGGAAGTCTTTGCTTTAAGCATTATGGAGAATGCAAGTCGCACGATGAGGCCAAGCAAAGAGAAGACCTTTAGCACTCAGTTCCCACTAGCAGATCCCCGCATGGAGCCACGGTCTCATCTCATCCTCCATTTGCAGGGCTCCTGACAGCGTCACTGACTGTCCCCCTGCATGTCCAATAAAGCAAACTCAGCAGAATTCGTTACCTTGgtggttttttcccctttccacgGGGGGGCTCTGCTCTCCCGTGTCTCACACGGGCTCTCCCCAGCTTACAGACCGGAGTTAAGGAGAACACAAAGTGCAGTAGCCAGTCACAGGCATTAAAGGAGCCACAGATTGGCAATTATTCTATCACCTCCTGCCATGGCTTTTCCTACAAGAGAAATTGATACACAAACCCCAGACACGTTCCCTGTAGCTGACTCCCTTCCAGACCTGAGTGTGCTCCATGGACCAGATCTTGAGACCATGAGCAAAGCCCCAGTAAAAGGCCTTTGCCCGGGAGAACACCAagggctgggaggggatgggctccCCAACCCAGACATAGGGCCCGGGGCTACTAGTCAGGGTGGGAGGTGTAAAGGGCTTGTGGATCCATGCTGTGCCCCACACCCTACACACCAGCAAACCCTTGATCCTGCCGatacaccccctgccccagagacccaCGAGCTGCACAGTTCGTCGGTCTCCTCCAGGACGCACAGGGGACTGTGGACTCCCTCTGACTGGGTTCCGAGCTGCGCTGATGCCCTGTGCAGCAGACAACAACCTGCCACATTTGGCTCTTCACGTGCTTGGAAGCTGCCTCACTTCCGGGCTGCCCTGGGGGAGCCTGACAGATCTCTGGCCATGCTGGTGCTGGCTGCCAGCCCAGCGCCCTGTCCCAGTGACTCGGAGCGTCTGGGAGCGGGGAGACACCAGAGACAAATAACGGGGTGGTTGGTACAAAGGGGCAGCCCAAAAGGACTCgagctagtgaacaggagcagcTAACAGGGGAGCTTAGcgagggagtttacagggggagagggggagctagATACACGTTACATTCCTTAAACTTAAGCCCAAAACACCCCCTGATAAAAACCTCAGCAAAGGAACgagctgcaggagtaaaaagagaGTGCGGGCAGACGTCTAGCAACAGAGTGAGGGCTACCCAGTTCATTGCACACAGTGcaacatgtatgattacctgtccTGTGGACtagtggcatatgtgtgcatccggtgcaaggagctcctggccctcagagactgtgtatgggctttggagaccagggtggctgagctggaggagctaagggagacagagaggtacatggCTGAGACTTTTCGGGACACAGTACAATGGTCCCACCCCCCGTATGACAGCCTGTGTGCTGTTGAGGAGCAATCCCTTGGTTTTCTCCCAGGCAAAGGCCTTTTACATGGGTCCACTCAGAACACGCAGGTCTGGAAGGGAGTCAAATACAGGGAACGTATCTGGGGTTTGTGTAGTGATTTATCTTGTAGGAAAAGCCATGGCAGGAGGTGATATAATTGCTGactctcagggaaggagaacatccaactggagcagatcacatagttgggaccctccttccagatgatgttgtggtgtcctctcgcactgaggatacctctccgggggagggaactccatttattaggaagagacagataTTAGTAATGGgcgattcgatcattagaaacatagatcgctgggtttgtgatgactgggagaactgcatggtgacttgcctgcctggtgag
Above is a genomic segment from Mauremys reevesii isolate NIE-2019 linkage group 8, ASM1616193v1, whole genome shotgun sequence containing:
- the LOC120370196 gene encoding serine protease inhibitor Kazal-type 6-like; its protein translation is MKITGAVLLFALALCCFYSAQLIQLVQELTSPVAQPHTRPFEKARLILSVCFVPDAAGQAGKGFCSEYKEPPEGCTREYFPICGTDGKTYSNKCVFCTEVYKYLGSLCFKHYGECKSHDEAKQREDL